The Leguminivora glycinivorella isolate SPB_JAAS2020 chromosome 1, LegGlyc_1.1, whole genome shotgun sequence genome includes a region encoding these proteins:
- the LOC125233346 gene encoding ATP-binding cassette sub-family G member 1-like: MKPAAESTLSELGNNNVTPLIPRTSVLLEFKNIRCTINTFSFNKLRLEPRNILDGVDGCFKPGELTAIMGPSGAGKTTLLNILAGYTTRGAKGEISVNGVCACASQSGGRGGARYIRQHDDLRAYLTVYEAMALAAALKLADFSPVERKEKVYEILSLLGLSGAAQTLCRDLSGGQRRRLGVALELLSDPSLLFLDEPTTGLDSSASASLISLLSNLARGGRTLIATIHQPSALLFEKIDSLYCLVDGRTLYKGPRAALLPALASAGLHCPPYHNPADFLMEVASGEYDVDLVSTAKTLLQYKPDANADAAASYVPTIPALPSPLDISSELRFKSVLGSTKHQQIHKKTMYRQSGLLRQTWILLYRNYLITTRNYSHFMLRVACHVIIALIFGYLYHGVGSEASSVLGNYVYLYGSMLLVVYTGKMSVALSFNLEMNILKGEHYNRWYNLGPYVVSILAVELPFQMISCVSYVVLSYWLTDNPLEPTRATLFLATIVTTSLCAQSWGYFIGSTTPTKIAVFIGPILACLFSVFGFCLSLADTPLGFRWLHYISYFRAGFHVAVHSVYGFNRTNIYCSKEYCHYRTPSKFLKEMDMSHIDVTDNMTFILGMTVVMHTLTCIALWYRLNKR, translated from the exons aACCTAGGAATATTTTAGATGGCGTAGATGGGTGTTTCAAGCCAGGCGAGCTCACAGCCATCATGGGGCCGTCGGGAGCTGGGAAAACTACCCTCCTCAATATACTGGCCGGTTACAC CACCCGCGGCGCCAAAGGCGAGATCTCCGTGAACGGCGTGTGCGCGTGCGCATCCCAGTcgggcgggcgcggcggcgcgcgctACATCCGGCAGCACGACGACCTGCGCGCCTACCTCACGGTCTACGAGGCCATGGCCCTCGCTGCGGCACTCAAGCTGGCCGACTTCTCGCCGGTCGAGAGGAAGGAGAAA GTATATGAAATTCTTTCATTACTCGGGCTCAGTGGAGCGGCTCAGACCCTTTGCAGAGACCTCTCTGGGGGGCAGAGAAGACGGCTCGGAGTCGCCTTAGAACTCCTCTCAGACCCATCTTTACTGTTCCTAGACGAGCCTACTAC ggGCTTGGACTCTTCAGCATCAGCGTCACTCATCTCACTGCTGAGCAACCTAGCCCGTGGAGGCCGTACACTGATAGCCACCATTCACCAGCCTTCAGCGCTGCTGTTTGAGAAGATAGACTCCTTATACTGTCTGGTGGACGGCCGGACTCTGTACAAAGGCCCACGGGCTGCGCTACTGCCGGCACTTGCGAGCGCGGGCCTGCATTGCCCACCTTACCATAATCCCGCTGACttct TGATGGAGGTGGCCTCGGGGGAGTATGACGTGGACCTCGTGAGCACGGCCAAGACGCTGCTGCAGTACAAGCCGGACGCCAACGCGGACGCCGCCGCCAGCTACGTGCCCACGATACCCGCCTTACCTAGTCCATTAG ATATAAGTTCGGAGCTCAGATTCAAATCCGTTTTGGGAAGTACCAAACATCAGCAGATTCACAAGAAGACGATGTACAGACAATCTGGCCTTCTACGCCAAACGTGGATCTTACTGTACAGGAACTATTTAATCACTACTCGGAATTAT tCTCACTTCATGCTCCGAGTGGCGTGTCACGTGATAATCGCGCTGATCTTCGGCTACCTATACCACGGCGTGGGCAGCGAGGCTAGCTCCGTGCTCGGCAACTATGTATATCTGTACGGATCCATGCTGCTGGTGGTCTACACTGGAAAGATGTCCGTGGCGTTATCAT TTAACCTGGAGATGAATATACTAAAAGGAGAACATTATAATAGGTGGTACAACTTAGGGCCCTATGTCGTCTCTATTCTGGCAGTGGAGCTACCATTTCAG ATGATCTCTTGCGTGTCATATGTGGTGTTATCGTACTGGCTAACAGACAACCCCTTGGAGCCGACGCGAGCGACGCTGTTCTTGGCTACTATAGTCACGACCTCCCTTTGCGCACAGTCATGGGGGTATTTCATCGGGTCAACGACCCCTACTAAG ATCGCAGTGTTTATCGGCCCCATATTAGCGTGCCTGTTCTCTGTGTTCGGTTTCTGCTTGTCCCTGGCGGATACGCCCCTGGGTTTCCGGTGGCTGCACTACATATCATACTTCAGGGCCGGGTTCCATGTGGCCGTGCATTCTGTGTACGGCTTCAACAGAACCAACATATATTGTTCTAAAG AATACTGTCACTACCGAACGCCAAGCAAGTTTCTCAAGGAGATGGACATGAGCCACATCGACGTGACCGACAACATGACCTTCATCCTCGGCATGACGGTCGTCATGCACACACTCACCTGCATAGCCTTGTGGTACAGGCTCAACAAGAGGTGA